The following are encoded together in the Chloroflexota bacterium genome:
- a CDS encoding transcriptional repressor gives MNSHPHTTAVPEERLIQALREAGLRLTPQRLAICRYLANTDTHPTTQEIYRALKPEYPSLSLATVYNTLSALVELGAIHALGDAGDDTTHYDADIAPHINLVCVRCHRIVDLPHEAVAELEQVAAARTGFHILGARVVYYGLCPDCQRNESQGS, from the coding sequence ATGAACTCACACCCGCATACCACGGCAGTCCCGGAAGAGCGTCTGATTCAAGCCCTGCGTGAGGCCGGCTTACGGCTTACCCCGCAGCGGCTGGCCATCTGCCGCTACCTGGCGAACACCGATACCCACCCCACCACACAAGAAATCTATCGCGCGCTGAAGCCGGAATACCCTTCCCTGAGCCTCGCGACCGTGTACAACACCCTCAGCGCGCTGGTGGAACTGGGTGCCATCCATGCCCTGGGTGACGCCGGTGACGACACCACGCACTACGACGCCGACATCGCGCCGCACATCAACCTGGTGTGCGTCCGCTGCCACCGCATCGTCGACCTGCCCCACGAGGCCGTCGCCGAACTGGAGCAAGTGGCCGCAGCACGCACCGGCTTTCACATCCTGGGCGCGCGGGTAGTCTATTACGGCCTCTGCCCCGACTGCCAGCGAAACGAAAGCCAAGGATCATGA
- a CDS encoding response regulator, with product MAKIVIAEDERDIRDLITFTLQFAGHEVIPTANGAEAVEAVRREQPDIVLMDVRMPRLTGYEACRQLKADEATKDIPVVFLSAKGQESEVKEGLAAGAVDYILKPFSPDQLTARVAELLQQHGRG from the coding sequence ATGGCGAAAATTGTGATAGCCGAAGACGAACGCGATATCCGCGACCTGATCACCTTCACCCTGCAATTTGCAGGGCATGAGGTCATCCCGACGGCCAACGGCGCTGAGGCAGTGGAAGCCGTGCGCCGGGAACAGCCGGACATTGTGTTGATGGATGTGCGAATGCCCCGCCTGACCGGTTACGAAGCCTGCCGTCAGTTGAAGGCTGATGAAGCCACGAAAGATATTCCCGTCGTGTTCCTCTCGGCCAAAGGGCAGGAAAGCGAGGTCAAGGAAGGCCTCGCGGCGGGTGCGGTTGATTACATTTTGAAGCCCTTTTCTCCCGACCAGTTGACGGCTCGCGTGGCCGAACTGCTGCAGCAGCACGGCCGCGGCTAA
- the cadA gene encoding cadmium-translocating P-type ATPase gives MSTHDPQFPNGRCTDIVGDTLIGYDGVLETRLDYEHARLQITYDPRLLEDAQAQEIAQEAAHRAWARVQHCPLAGTKTCNDCAAHLAKDLAQFFGQPPKVVLQDDGTLVARLPRHAPLTAVVEAEITPPPQPAPARRGWSKLTWETVLTITTLVALLGALAANHLAAPPWVSTALFVLAYAAGGYFGSIEGIELLITEREIDVDLLMVVAALGAALAGQPADGAVLLFLFSLSNTLQSYALGRTRRAIESLMDLRPPTATVKTEKGWETLPVEQLRLGDIVMVRPGERFPIDGEVVAGTTEVDQSPITGESVPVLKEPGDKVFAATVNTTGTVEVRVTHLAQESTLAKIVQMVEEAQEAKAKTQRALETFERNYAKFVLGGAVLLTAVPPLVFHEPFDTAFYRAMTWLVVASPCALVISTPATILSAIANGARKGVLFKGGAHLERTATLEVVAFDKTGTLTVGEPQVQGVHPAEGINEDELLRLVAALEARSEHPIARALVHAAQQRGLEIPPSADFRAVVGQGVQGTVEGATLWVGNVRMFHEREVPLPASLAGQITALEAQGQTVVIAYRPETRRWLGMIAVADSLRPEAADVVKKLHDLGVKHVVMLTGDNEQVAAAIAAKVGVDEFYAELLPKDKVRVLERLQKQYGPTAMVGDGVNDAPALALADVGIAMGGAGTDVALETADVVLMADNLHHLPYAIGLARKARRVVWQNLTFAMGVIVLLVASAFGAGLTLPWGVVGHEGSTVLVVLNGLRLLGYRG, from the coding sequence ATGAGCACTCACGACCCCCAATTCCCTAACGGACGTTGTACCGACATCGTCGGCGATACCCTCATCGGCTACGACGGCGTGTTGGAAACCCGTCTGGACTACGAACACGCCCGCCTGCAAATTACCTACGACCCGCGCCTGCTGGAAGACGCCCAGGCGCAGGAAATCGCGCAAGAAGCCGCCCACCGAGCATGGGCGCGCGTGCAGCACTGCCCCCTCGCTGGAACCAAGACCTGCAACGATTGCGCGGCCCACTTAGCCAAAGATCTGGCCCAATTTTTTGGTCAGCCGCCCAAAGTGGTGCTGCAAGACGACGGCACCCTGGTGGCACGCCTGCCCCGCCACGCACCGCTCACGGCGGTGGTGGAAGCCGAAATCACGCCGCCGCCTCAGCCCGCCCCTGCCCGTCGCGGCTGGAGCAAACTGACGTGGGAAACCGTGCTGACCATTACCACCCTGGTTGCGCTGTTAGGGGCGCTGGCAGCCAACCACCTGGCCGCGCCGCCGTGGGTTTCCACCGCGCTGTTCGTCCTCGCCTACGCCGCAGGCGGCTACTTCGGTTCTATCGAGGGCATCGAACTGCTGATTACCGAGCGAGAAATCGACGTCGACCTGCTGATGGTCGTGGCGGCCTTAGGGGCCGCGCTGGCAGGCCAGCCCGCTGACGGCGCGGTGCTGCTCTTCCTCTTCTCGCTTTCCAACACCTTGCAATCTTACGCGCTCGGGCGCACCCGCCGCGCCATCGAAAGCCTGATGGACCTGCGCCCCCCCACCGCCACGGTCAAAACCGAAAAAGGCTGGGAAACCCTGCCCGTCGAGCAACTGCGCCTGGGCGATATCGTCATGGTGCGGCCGGGCGAACGCTTCCCCATCGATGGCGAAGTGGTGGCCGGCACCACCGAAGTTGACCAGTCGCCCATCACCGGCGAATCGGTGCCGGTGCTCAAAGAGCCGGGCGACAAAGTCTTCGCTGCCACCGTCAACACCACCGGCACGGTTGAAGTGCGCGTCACCCACCTGGCCCAGGAATCTACCTTGGCGAAAATTGTGCAAATGGTGGAAGAAGCCCAGGAAGCCAAGGCCAAAACCCAGCGCGCCCTGGAAACCTTCGAGCGCAACTATGCCAAGTTTGTGCTCGGTGGCGCTGTCTTGCTGACCGCCGTGCCGCCGCTGGTATTCCACGAACCCTTCGACACCGCCTTTTACCGGGCGATGACATGGCTTGTGGTGGCTTCCCCCTGCGCACTGGTGATTTCCACCCCCGCGACCATTCTCTCGGCCATCGCCAACGGGGCGCGCAAAGGGGTGCTGTTCAAAGGCGGCGCCCACCTGGAACGCACCGCCACGCTGGAAGTGGTCGCCTTCGACAAAACCGGCACGCTGACCGTAGGCGAGCCCCAGGTGCAGGGCGTGCACCCGGCCGAGGGCATAAACGAAGACGAATTGCTGCGCCTGGTCGCGGCGCTGGAAGCCCGCTCAGAACACCCCATCGCCCGCGCCCTGGTGCATGCAGCCCAACAACGCGGCCTGGAAATCCCCCCTTCGGCCGATTTCCGCGCCGTGGTGGGGCAAGGCGTGCAGGGGACGGTCGAAGGGGCTACCCTTTGGGTCGGCAACGTGCGCATGTTCCACGAGCGCGAGGTGCCCCTGCCGGCCTCACTGGCCGGGCAAATCACCGCCCTGGAAGCCCAGGGGCAAACCGTGGTCATCGCCTACCGTCCCGAGACACGGCGCTGGCTGGGGATGATTGCCGTGGCCGATTCGCTGCGCCCCGAGGCCGCGGATGTGGTCAAGAAACTGCACGACCTGGGCGTCAAGCATGTGGTCATGCTCACCGGCGATAACGAGCAAGTGGCAGCGGCCATTGCTGCCAAGGTGGGCGTGGACGAATTTTACGCCGAACTGCTGCCCAAAGACAAAGTGCGCGTGCTGGAACGCCTGCAAAAGCAATACGGCCCCACCGCGATGGTGGGCGACGGCGTGAACGACGCGCCAGCGCTGGCATTAGCCGATGTCGGCATTGCGATGGGCGGCGCCGGCACCGACGTGGCCCTGGAAACCGCCGACGTCGTGCTGATGGCCGACAACCTCCACCATTTGCCCTACGCCATCGGTCTGGCGCGCAAAGCCCGCCGGGTGGTGTGGCAGAACCTCACCTTTGCGATGGGCGTCATTGTGTTGCTGGTGGCCTCGGCCTTTGGCGCGGGCCTCACCCTGCCGTGGGGCGTCGTGGGCCACGAAGGCAGCACCGTGCTGGTTGTGCTCAACGGCTTGCGGTTGCTGGGCTACCGCGGCTAA
- a CDS encoding alpha/beta hydrolase, whose protein sequence is MSAIIIKDHIVHYEVLGRGRPVLFLHGWVGSWRYWVPAMQSASQRYRAYALDLWGFGDSDKHAEHYALASQIHLLAAFLEEMGIGKVALIGHGLGAVVGLFFALQYPLAVDRMAMVAMPSTVEAIHPRLQSDPPERLASWLLTPTLSTETARKEAPKTDPAAITTSLAEIQAMDLLAEVMRVEAPCLLVHGRNDPLIGLPAEDTLTRLPENMHQIIFEKSGHFPMLDEPSKFNRLMYDFLLLESGVSPRQLQLKEEWKRRVR, encoded by the coding sequence ATGAGCGCCATTATCATCAAAGACCATATTGTCCATTACGAAGTGTTGGGACGCGGCCGCCCCGTGCTCTTTTTGCACGGCTGGGTGGGGTCGTGGCGCTATTGGGTGCCCGCGATGCAAAGCGCCTCTCAGCGCTATCGCGCCTATGCGTTGGATTTGTGGGGCTTTGGCGATAGCGACAAGCACGCCGAGCATTACGCCCTGGCTTCTCAAATTCACCTGCTGGCCGCCTTTTTGGAAGAAATGGGCATTGGGAAAGTCGCACTCATCGGCCATGGGCTGGGGGCTGTGGTGGGGCTGTTTTTTGCCCTGCAATATCCGTTGGCGGTGGACCGCATGGCTATGGTGGCGATGCCCAGCACGGTGGAGGCCATTCACCCGCGGTTGCAGAGCGACCCGCCGGAGCGGCTGGCTTCCTGGTTGCTCACGCCGACCCTTTCCACCGAAACGGCCCGCAAGGAAGCCCCTAAGACCGACCCTGCAGCGATTACCACCTCGCTGGCCGAAATTCAGGCGATGGATTTACTGGCCGAGGTGATGCGCGTGGAAGCGCCCTGCCTGCTGGTGCACGGGCGGAATGACCCCCTCATCGGCCTGCCCGCTGAAGACACGCTCACCCGCCTGCCGGAAAATATGCACCAGATTATTTTCGAGAAGTCGGGGCACTTCCCGATGCTCGACGAGCCCAGCAAGTTCAACCGTTTGATGTATGACTTTTTGCTGCTGGAATCGGGCGTCAGCCCGCGGCAGTTGCAGTTGAAGGAAGAATGGAAACGGCGCGTACGTTGA
- a CDS encoding GAF domain-containing protein yields the protein MFGTEAVALGITLTIIGAGLWLVARTMTRLGDVATRGGMPLTVSEGAFAHLQNDDEAVLVVLAGGRVGYLNARAREWFGLTLEDQPPLEFLAQRIRPADEFIRLCATPGRARLTLSTMALEGASYAVPYAGGAALVVTLRPLHLLAADDGQGQTRTAPTAEALEVLVELGEQIGGRLDLDEAVQAVAAAVDRLLPSDLLEITLWDERQETLVPHRYMATGQGVEPVSAAERYAPDEGLTGYLVSQGQPLLLEDIDKYTPVPAAIDRRRYPVRAYMGVPLQVGDEVVGTLEVASLAPAAYTPADLEFLSLIAREVALALHNARLFSETRRRLQELRSLAGIARAVGGVRQVEELIARILENIRPLLTAEVAGFLLYDEVHRTLAAQWPFEGLPEGFVAAYQTRIAAGSEAETLLMAGEPLVTEEAADDDRWQVLGLADLSRTAGIHASVLYPLMAGGRFLGFLQVANKPSGDAFGDNDLQVLTLIAAQVAPLLENAVLFQEARQRARRAEALRRIASLTASPATLDELFKFSLVELARLVDARYAAVLLLDEHQTQLAPHEPSLYGISPEKARAIGVIPANAPDFHLTVSRTGRPFLSSDLLADKRVIAAYRPLLKALGEVRSAMVVPLEAHGESMGEILLGHPQPGHFDRNDLQLAAATAAQMAVGVERQRLLTRSDEALRTQVQELSTLTRLSRELAAFSSLEQLLAYAHKQIVALTEADCGQTLVVAANGEHWEVLHHTGGPCEPRLHPLDLAALERGMPEQVADYHVASYPQPHEGVRSSLSLPLRYQESVVGVVHLHSQHPNHFSGPRQQFARLLAQHIALAVGGALHTQTLFQENLSLQRQVRALQLLQAYLQKAHPLSAPQQALDDFVALVRDAVGFDAVLLARLGAENGLLEPVASVGFETLQPFRWDDLSLLLEDRFQRGGVYFIPREERPPLPASLALPRVSRPMPARADAQTWHPRDLLMVPLRTTQGEPLGLLYLDAPRDARRPDAPTQDILRLLAATAALLLEMQQLAVAWDAERQHLTGRVEEAEATARQAQNDIPRWLHKDLQQTLDRYALSRQAERLRISLEITTLLNRQPSHTSVLHALGRQLMERFGFNYVLIAEPTPFVPGGTEEGGVRLLHTFGELPPALKLDMLLGQRNPLAEVFHQKQVLVVPDIDRAAEWQRSPLLQRLQAQSFVAFPVLVEPQGGNGQAALVSHIVLATSTTPTPSFATQDEMIFSLLGRQVGIVLQNLDLLAHTSRRLQEVDLLLTFSRQLGVLDPERILQTLMESTLGALQHAHAGFIALWNPEREELQPQVAGGYADAEAMLAITFPKESLPVQVMLEGQARRIGELDFAAAYPLSPEALTAYRRATADRIPVSSMMVPIRAGERPLGVIVLDNFNATAAFTREDQSLVVSLAGQTALSLENAHLLHTAERRASQLHALANASAGLVARSLSLEEVEASLLEQLAAVLPYDGGTLWLREGNRLRVRDARGFPNADELIGITIAVEDSRLFQEMLASGKALAVEDTHADDRFPAPEAMPNRSWLGLPLRFKDEVLGVIALEKREPGFFTRDWVETAETFAGQAAAALGNARLYEEVRRHAEELDHRTRRLALVYEVTAELSASLDPTYIAEYTTRRLHEALAGRAVSFVLLEDETPTLLAAAPAPEGETLPQPWPAAPVFTHLAETLGVLADADVHADPRLAPLEDILARHAPKVTVVPLPAGQDLFGALFIHLPAQESLTSDEVELAQTLAKQAAVALQNARLYAASRRFTEELEARVAERTRQLQQEHHRAQTLLHIITELSASLDLDQVLNRTLDLLNEALSAEQSSILLKRADAPTLFLRAGRGYAEQPPLGGRPTDVSASDSLAGWVIEHNQPVLVPDLEKDPRWRKKPHGLPISHRSVIGVPLVVAQDVLGALLLFHSQPHHFTEYHLDLASATARQIAVAINNAELFNLIREQAERLGKLLRQQEVEASRARAILEAIADGVLVTDRKGTITLFNPSAERILGLPAEQTLDRPLDHFVGLFGSAGRQWMETIHHWSADPESYRDQDVAYEERLELEDGRVISVHLAPVFFRRDFLGTVSVFRDITHQVEVDRLKSEFVATVSHELRTPMTAIKGYVDILLMGAAGPLTDQQRRFLETVKNNTDRLNLLVGDLLDISRIEAGRVSLMPEAVGLVALLRDVLAEQQRRAAEEGREMTFTAEIPADLPPVYGDRERIRQIAENLVENAYRYTPDGGHVWVRAHREGDEVQIDVQDTGVGIPPEEQPRVFERFYRGENSLVMASAGTGLGLAIVKTLVEMHGGRIWLESTGVPGEGSTFSFTLPVFTPEHEDSAGEA from the coding sequence ATGTTCGGAACCGAAGCCGTTGCGCTGGGCATTACATTGACCATCATCGGCGCGGGCCTGTGGCTTGTCGCCCGCACGATGACGCGCTTGGGGGATGTGGCGACGCGCGGGGGCATGCCCCTTACCGTTTCAGAAGGCGCGTTTGCTCACCTGCAAAACGACGACGAAGCCGTGCTGGTGGTGCTGGCAGGGGGGCGGGTGGGGTATCTCAATGCCCGGGCGCGCGAATGGTTCGGCCTGACCCTGGAAGACCAGCCGCCGCTGGAATTTCTGGCGCAGCGCATTCGCCCGGCCGACGAATTCATCCGTTTGTGTGCTACACCGGGGCGCGCCCGCCTGACTTTGAGCACGATGGCGCTGGAAGGCGCTTCTTACGCTGTGCCTTACGCGGGGGGAGCAGCGTTGGTGGTGACCTTGCGTCCACTTCACCTGCTCGCTGCCGACGATGGTCAGGGCCAGACGCGCACGGCCCCCACCGCAGAAGCGTTGGAAGTGTTGGTTGAATTGGGGGAGCAAATTGGCGGTCGCCTTGACCTCGACGAAGCCGTTCAAGCCGTCGCTGCTGCCGTAGACCGCTTGCTGCCCTCGGATTTGCTGGAAATTACCCTCTGGGATGAACGCCAGGAGACGCTGGTGCCCCATCGCTACATGGCGACCGGGCAGGGCGTTGAACCTGTCTCTGCAGCGGAACGTTATGCCCCCGACGAAGGGCTGACGGGTTATTTGGTGAGCCAGGGCCAGCCGCTTTTACTGGAAGACATCGACAAATACACCCCCGTGCCCGCGGCCATTGACCGCCGCCGTTACCCGGTGCGCGCTTACATGGGGGTGCCGTTGCAGGTGGGCGATGAGGTCGTCGGCACGTTAGAGGTGGCATCGCTGGCCCCGGCGGCTTACACCCCTGCCGACCTGGAATTCCTCTCGTTGATTGCGCGCGAAGTGGCCCTGGCGTTGCACAATGCACGCCTGTTCAGCGAAACCCGCCGCCGCTTGCAAGAACTCCGCAGCCTGGCGGGGATTGCCCGTGCTGTGGGTGGGGTGCGTCAGGTTGAGGAACTGATTGCCCGCATTTTGGAAAACATCCGCCCGTTGCTGACGGCGGAGGTGGCGGGTTTTCTGCTTTACGATGAAGTGCACCGCACCCTGGCGGCGCAGTGGCCGTTTGAAGGGCTGCCCGAGGGGTTCGTCGCGGCTTATCAAACGCGCATTGCCGCGGGCAGTGAGGCCGAAACGCTGCTCATGGCCGGCGAACCGTTGGTCACCGAAGAGGCTGCCGACGACGACCGCTGGCAGGTTTTGGGCCTGGCTGACCTCAGCCGCACGGCCGGTATTCACGCCAGCGTGCTGTATCCATTGATGGCGGGGGGGCGTTTTCTGGGCTTCCTGCAGGTGGCGAACAAGCCCAGCGGCGACGCCTTTGGCGACAACGACCTGCAAGTGCTGACCCTGATTGCCGCGCAAGTTGCCCCCTTGCTGGAAAACGCCGTGCTCTTTCAGGAAGCCCGCCAGCGTGCCCGCCGCGCCGAAGCCCTGCGCCGCATTGCCAGCCTGACGGCTTCTCCTGCCACCCTCGACGAGCTTTTCAAATTCTCGCTGGTGGAACTTGCTCGCCTGGTGGACGCCCGCTATGCTGCCGTCTTGTTGCTCGATGAGCATCAGACCCAACTGGCTCCCCACGAGCCTTCGTTGTATGGCATCTCGCCTGAAAAAGCGCGCGCCATTGGTGTGATTCCAGCCAACGCCCCCGATTTCCACCTCACGGTGAGCCGCACCGGACGTCCCTTCCTCTCTTCCGATTTGCTGGCCGACAAGCGGGTGATCGCGGCTTACCGGCCTTTGCTGAAGGCGCTGGGTGAGGTGCGCTCGGCGATGGTGGTGCCTTTGGAAGCGCACGGCGAAAGCATGGGCGAAATTTTGCTCGGCCACCCGCAGCCCGGCCATTTCGACCGCAACGACTTGCAACTGGCCGCAGCGACCGCCGCACAAATGGCCGTGGGGGTTGAGCGGCAGCGCCTTTTGACCCGCAGCGATGAGGCCTTGCGCACTCAGGTGCAGGAACTGAGCACCCTGACCCGCCTGAGTCGGGAACTCGCGGCATTTTCTTCGCTGGAACAACTGCTGGCCTATGCCCATAAACAAATTGTGGCGTTGACCGAAGCCGATTGCGGTCAGACGCTGGTGGTTGCTGCCAACGGGGAACACTGGGAGGTGTTGCACCATACCGGCGGCCCGTGTGAGCCGCGCCTGCACCCCTTGGACCTGGCCGCGCTGGAGCGGGGAATGCCGGAGCAGGTGGCCGATTACCATGTGGCGTCTTACCCCCAACCTCACGAAGGGGTGCGGTCGTCGCTTTCCCTGCCTTTGCGTTACCAGGAAAGCGTGGTGGGGGTGGTGCATCTGCACAGCCAACATCCCAACCATTTCAGCGGCCCGCGGCAGCAATTTGCCCGTCTGTTGGCCCAGCACATTGCCCTGGCCGTTGGCGGGGCGCTGCACACGCAAACCCTCTTCCAGGAAAACCTTTCCCTCCAGCGGCAGGTGCGGGCTTTGCAATTGTTGCAGGCCTATTTGCAGAAAGCCCATCCCCTCAGCGCGCCGCAGCAGGCGCTGGATGACTTCGTGGCCCTGGTGCGCGACGCGGTCGGCTTCGATGCGGTGCTGCTGGCCCGCCTCGGGGCGGAAAACGGCCTCCTCGAGCCGGTGGCCTCGGTGGGGTTCGAGACGCTGCAACCCTTCCGATGGGACGACCTGAGCCTGTTGCTGGAAGACCGCTTCCAGCGCGGCGGGGTGTACTTCATCCCCCGTGAGGAACGCCCCCCCTTGCCGGCCAGCCTGGCCCTGCCGCGCGTGAGCCGGCCCATGCCCGCCCGTGCCGATGCGCAAACCTGGCACCCGCGGGACCTGTTGATGGTCCCCTTGCGCACCACGCAGGGTGAGCCGTTGGGGTTGCTTTACCTCGATGCGCCTCGCGATGCCCGCCGCCCCGATGCCCCCACGCAAGATATTCTGCGGCTGCTGGCTGCCACCGCGGCCTTGCTGCTCGAAATGCAGCAATTGGCCGTCGCGTGGGATGCCGAGCGTCAGCACCTCACCGGCCGGGTGGAAGAAGCCGAAGCCACCGCCCGTCAGGCGCAGAACGACATCCCCCGCTGGTTGCACAAAGATCTGCAACAAACGCTGGACCGGTATGCCCTTTCCCGCCAGGCCGAGCGCCTGCGCATTAGCCTGGAAATCACCACCCTGCTCAACCGCCAGCCCAGCCATACCAGTGTGCTGCATGCTCTGGGCCGCCAGTTGATGGAGCGTTTTGGCTTCAACTACGTTTTGATTGCCGAACCGACGCCCTTCGTGCCGGGGGGGACGGAAGAAGGCGGCGTGCGGTTGCTGCACACTTTTGGGGAATTGCCCCCTGCGCTCAAACTCGACATGCTCTTGGGGCAACGCAACCCCCTGGCCGAAGTATTCCATCAAAAACAAGTTTTGGTCGTCCCCGACATTGACCGGGCGGCAGAATGGCAGCGTTCCCCGTTGCTGCAACGCCTGCAAGCGCAGAGTTTCGTGGCCTTCCCGGTGCTGGTCGAGCCGCAAGGTGGAAACGGCCAGGCCGCGCTGGTCAGTCACATTGTGCTGGCGACCTCCACCACGCCCACGCCTTCCTTTGCCACGCAGGACGAGATGATCTTCAGCCTGCTGGGGCGGCAGGTGGGCATTGTGCTCCAGAACCTCGATTTGCTGGCGCACACCTCCCGCCGCTTGCAAGAGGTAGACCTGCTGTTGACCTTTAGCCGCCAGTTGGGCGTGCTTGACCCCGAGCGCATTTTGCAAACCTTGATGGAAAGCACGTTGGGGGCTTTGCAACATGCCCACGCTGGTTTCATTGCCCTTTGGAACCCCGAGCGGGAAGAGTTGCAGCCCCAGGTCGCCGGTGGCTATGCCGACGCGGAGGCCATGCTCGCCATCACCTTCCCCAAAGAGAGCCTGCCCGTACAGGTGATGCTGGAAGGGCAGGCGCGGCGCATCGGCGAGTTGGATTTCGCCGCGGCCTATCCCCTTTCGCCGGAAGCCCTGACGGCTTACCGCCGTGCCACGGCCGATCGCATTCCGGTTTCCAGCATGATGGTGCCCATTCGCGCCGGTGAACGCCCCCTGGGCGTGATAGTGTTGGATAATTTTAACGCTACGGCGGCGTTTACCCGTGAAGACCAATCGCTGGTGGTTTCGCTGGCCGGGCAAACGGCACTTTCCCTGGAAAACGCCCACCTGCTGCACACCGCGGAGCGGCGCGCTTCCCAGTTGCACGCTCTGGCCAATGCTTCGGCGGGGCTGGTGGCGCGCAGCCTGTCGCTGGAAGAGGTCGAAGCCTCGCTGCTGGAACAACTGGCGGCGGTATTGCCTTACGATGGCGGCACCCTCTGGCTGCGGGAAGGCAACCGCCTGCGGGTTCGGGATGCGCGCGGCTTCCCCAATGCCGATGAACTCATTGGCATCACGATTGCAGTGGAAGACAGCCGCTTGTTCCAGGAAATGCTGGCCTCGGGCAAGGCGCTGGCCGTGGAAGACACCCACGCCGACGATCGTTTCCCAGCCCCGGAAGCCATGCCCAACCGTTCCTGGCTGGGGTTGCCGCTGCGGTTCAAAGACGAGGTGCTGGGCGTCATCGCTCTCGAGAAGCGCGAGCCGGGCTTCTTCACGCGCGACTGGGTGGAAACGGCCGAGACCTTTGCCGGTCAGGCGGCAGCAGCGTTGGGCAATGCCCGCCTTTATGAAGAAGTCCGCCGCCACGCCGAAGAACTGGACCACCGCACCCGCCGCCTGGCGCTGGTTTATGAAGTGACGGCCGAACTTTCGGCTTCCCTCGACCCCACTTACATTGCCGAATACACCACCCGTCGCCTGCACGAGGCGCTGGCGGGGCGAGCGGTTTCCTTTGTGCTGCTGGAAGATGAAACGCCTACCCTGCTGGCGGCAGCGCCCGCGCCGGAAGGTGAAACGCTGCCCCAACCCTGGCCTGCTGCGCCGGTTTTCACCCACCTGGCCGAAACGTTGGGTGTGCTGGCCGACGCCGACGTTCACGCCGACCCGCGTTTAGCCCCGCTGGAAGACATCCTCGCACGGCACGCGCCGAAGGTCACGGTGGTGCCGTTGCCGGCAGGGCAAGACCTGTTTGGGGCGTTGTTCATTCACCTGCCGGCGCAAGAAAGCCTTACCAGCGACGAGGTTGAACTTGCCCAAACCCTGGCCAAGCAGGCCGCGGTGGCTTTGCAAAACGCCCGCCTCTATGCTGCCAGCCGTCGCTTCACCGAGGAACTCGAAGCCCGTGTCGCCGAGCGCACCCGCCAGTTGCAACAAGAACACCACCGCGCGCAAACGCTGTTGCACATCATTACCGAACTTTCGGCCAGCCTCGACCTTGACCAGGTGCTCAACCGCACCCTTGACCTGCTCAACGAGGCATTGAGCGCCGAGCAAAGCAGCATTTTGCTAAAACGCGCCGATGCGCCAACGCTCTTCTTGCGTGCGGGGCGTGGCTATGCCGAGCAGCCGCCCCTCGGTGGGCGCCCTACCGATGTCTCGGCGAGCGATTCCCTGGCTGGCTGGGTGATCGAGCACAACCAGCCTGTGCTGGTGCCCGACCTGGAAAAAGACCCCCGCTGGCGCAAAAAGCCGCATGGTCTGCCGATTTCCCACCGAAGCGTCATCGGGGTGCCGCTGGTGGTGGCGCAAGATGTGCTTGGCGCGTTGCTGCTTTTCCATTCACAACCTCATCACTTCACCGAATATCACCTCGACCTGGCCTCGGCGACGGCCCGGCAAATTGCCGTTGCCATCAACAACGCCGAACTCTTCAACCTGATCCGTGAGCAGGCCGAGCGCCTGGGCAAACTGCTGCGCCAGCAGGAAGTGGAAGCCAGCCGCGCACGCGCCATCCTCGAGGCTATTGCCGACGGCGTGTTGGTGACCGACCGCAAGGGCACGATTACCCTTTTCAACCCCTCTGCCGAGCGCATCTTGGGGCTGCCGGCCGAGCAAACCCTCGACCGCCCCCTCGACCATTTCGTTGGCCTTTTTGGCAGCGCCGGCCGCCAATGGATGGAAACTATCCATCACTGGTCGGCTGACCCCGAAAGTTACCGTGACCAGGATGTGGCCTACGAAGAACGCCTGGAGTTGGAAGACGGTCGGGTGATTTCGGTGCATCTGGCGCCGGTGTTCTTCCGCAGAGATTTCCTGGGCACGGTCTCAGTCTTCCGCGACATTACCCATCAGGTAGAAGTGGATCGCCTGAAGTCGGAGTTCGTGGCAACGGTTTCCCACGAGTTGCGCACCCCCATGACGGCCATCAAAGGCTATGTGGATATTCTGCTCATGGGTGCGGCGGGGCCGCTTACCGACCAGCAGCGGCGCTTCTTGGAGACCGTCAAGAACAACACCGACCGCCTCAACCTGCTCGTCGGCGACCTGTTGGATATTTCCCGCATCGAGGCCGGGCGCGTCTCGCTGATGCCCGAAGCGGTGGGCCTGGTTGCCTTGCTGCGCGACGTACTGGCTGAACAACAGCGGCGGGCTGCCGAGGAAGGCCGTGAAATGACCTTCACCGCTGAAATCCCCGCCGATTTGCCGCCGGTGTATGGCGACCGGGAGCGCATTCGCCAGATTGCCGAAAACCTGGTCGAAAATGCCTACCGCTACACCCCTGATGGCGGCCATGTGTGGGTGCGGGCGCATCGGGAAGGCGATGAAGTGCAGATCGACGTGCAAGACACCGGCGTGGGGATTCCCCCCGAAGAGCAACCACGGGTGTTCGAGCGGTTCTACCGGGGTGAAAATTCCCTGGTGATGGCTTCTGCCGGCACCGGCCTGGGGCTGGCGATTGTCAAGACCCTGGTCGAAATGCACGGCGGGCGCATTTGGCTGGAAAGCACCGGTGTGCCCGGCGAGGGAAGCACCTTCTCGTTCACTTTACCGGTTTTTACCCCCGAGCACGAAGATTCCGCTGGAGAGGCTTGA